Proteins encoded in a region of the Corynebacterium genitalium ATCC 33030 genome:
- a CDS encoding acetamidase/formamidase family protein — MHSIRPHHCVLSMSRKHRPQLEISSGDEVAVQTMDCFSNTVTDESQLFDSIGEELVNPATGPIAVRGARPGDTLKVEILSIEVGGQATIMTHPEVGALPGTVEERTRLLPVRNGQVYFSERVAIPVRPMIGVIGTAPAKRAVPTSESREHGGNMDTKEIVAGSTLYLPVEVEGGNLSLGDVHAVMGDGEVAVCGAEIDAEVKIRVTVIPGRPLPLPFLAAGDSVYAISSEIDLYDAVSESTRMMRDWFAAASGLDRTDSLMLFSLVGDTQISQIVGEWNTARFRLPVYILHQYGVRLP, encoded by the coding sequence GTGCATTCCATTCGGCCCCACCACTGTGTTCTGTCGATGTCGCGCAAGCACAGACCGCAGCTGGAAATCAGCAGCGGAGACGAGGTCGCGGTGCAGACGATGGACTGCTTCTCTAACACCGTCACCGATGAGTCCCAACTGTTCGACTCCATTGGTGAGGAATTGGTGAACCCGGCAACGGGCCCCATTGCGGTCAGGGGCGCCCGCCCCGGTGACACGTTGAAGGTGGAGATCCTGAGCATCGAGGTGGGAGGCCAGGCCACCATCATGACCCACCCAGAGGTCGGGGCGCTGCCCGGCACCGTCGAGGAACGCACACGCCTTCTGCCTGTGCGCAACGGTCAGGTCTACTTCTCCGAGCGGGTCGCAATCCCCGTTCGGCCGATGATCGGTGTCATCGGGACCGCGCCGGCGAAGCGTGCCGTGCCCACGAGTGAATCGCGTGAGCACGGCGGAAACATGGACACCAAAGAGATCGTGGCTGGTTCGACCCTCTACCTGCCCGTCGAGGTCGAGGGTGGGAATCTCAGCCTTGGCGACGTGCACGCAGTGATGGGTGACGGTGAAGTCGCTGTGTGTGGTGCAGAAATCGACGCGGAAGTGAAGATCCGGGTCACGGTGATCCCCGGCCGGCCACTGCCGCTGCCGTTCCTTGCTGCGGGCGATTCCGTGTACGCCATCTCTTCGGAGATCGACCTCTACGATGCTGTCAGTGAATCGACCCGGATGATGCGGGACTGGTTCGCTGCCGCCAGCGGTCTGGATAGAACGGACTCGCTGATGTTGTTCTCGCTCGTCGGGGACACCCAAATCAGTCAGATCGTCGGGGAGTGGAATACGGCGCGATTCCGTTTACCGGTTTATATTCTCCACCAATACGGCGTGCGGCTTCCTTAA
- a CDS encoding DMT family transporter, with protein sequence MIRVHNNFLAVTFALLSALTIAVGTVWRHQIVLRHRRQTENANGGAGASKVSTLGTVKRPTWWLSLMLAWLAYGFQAVALACGSLLVVQPVLVLSLLMTLLLAAHVERRPMEIDETFWATTLTAAVGVLVILGRPVPGTREAPPAEWLVAVGIGAVIMAVVFVVAVGHDASISTFALGAVCGAIFGYLAVFSKKAVDTFVAGGVEGLVTAWPLYALLAAAVVGTIVQQYAFSAGNLAQSLPAMKIFEPLLAYALGLTLLGETFDVSTPLGWTLMALAVLMMFAATFMLSRKPV encoded by the coding sequence ATGATCCGGGTGCACAACAACTTCCTCGCCGTGACTTTCGCGCTGCTGTCGGCGCTGACCATCGCGGTAGGAACTGTCTGGCGGCACCAGATTGTTCTCCGCCACCGCCGCCAAACGGAAAATGCGAACGGGGGCGCGGGCGCTTCCAAGGTATCCACGCTCGGCACGGTGAAGCGTCCTACGTGGTGGTTGTCACTCATGTTGGCGTGGCTGGCCTACGGCTTCCAAGCGGTGGCGCTTGCTTGCGGTTCCCTCCTGGTTGTACAGCCGGTGCTAGTTCTCTCCTTATTAATGACGTTGCTGCTCGCTGCCCACGTAGAACGCCGCCCAATGGAAATCGACGAGACGTTCTGGGCGACGACGCTCACCGCGGCCGTCGGCGTGCTGGTCATTCTCGGCCGTCCTGTGCCCGGTACCCGCGAGGCTCCACCAGCGGAATGGCTCGTCGCGGTGGGGATCGGCGCGGTGATCATGGCGGTGGTGTTTGTCGTGGCCGTGGGCCACGACGCGTCGATAAGCACTTTTGCGCTGGGGGCGGTGTGCGGCGCCATCTTCGGCTATCTCGCAGTGTTTTCAAAGAAGGCAGTGGACACCTTCGTTGCCGGCGGCGTGGAAGGCCTGGTGACCGCGTGGCCGCTCTACGCTCTGCTGGCGGCCGCAGTAGTGGGCACGATTGTGCAGCAGTACGCGTTCAGCGCCGGCAACCTAGCGCAGTCGCTGCCTGCAATGAAGATCTTCGAGCCGCTGCTTGCATACGCACTGGGGCTAACGCTGCTCGGAGAAACCTTCGACGTATCCACGCCGCTGGGGTGGACACTTATGGCGCTGGCGGTGCTGATGATGTTCGCCGCAACGTTCATGCTCTCCCGGAAACCGGTGTGA
- the leuA gene encoding 2-isopropylmalate synthase: MTPSDSQISAPSEIRKPNGPRNEGQPAWNMQRGSQMPADRYLSFAQEVEDITLPDRTWPDKKITVAPQWCAVDLRDGNQALIDPMSPERKRRMFKLLVEMGYKEIEVGFPSASQTDFNFVREIIEEGMIPEDVTIQVLVQAREHLIRRTFEACAGAPRVIVHFYNSTSKLQREVVFRKDRPAIKKLATDAAELIKTIAKDYPDTQWRWEYSPESFTGTELDFAVEVCDAVVDIMEATPENPMIINLPATVEMITPNVYADSIEWMHRNFAKRDSIIMSLHPHNDRGEGVAAAELGYMAGADRIEGCLFGNGERTGNVDLITLGLNMLTQGVDPQIDFSDIAGIRETVEYCNQLRVPERHPYGGDLVFTAFSGSHQDAINKGLDALAQKVRPGASSTEVAWEDLRETVWEVPYLPIDPKDVGRNYEAVIRVNSQSGKGGVAYIMKTDHGIDMPKEMQAEFSSVVQAITDSEGGEVNSKNMWDVFAGEYLDVDTPLELVSLHVDAAESDDDEATVTAGAVYNGETKEITGSGNGPIAAFASALRSLGLEYEVRDYRQQARTAGGDADAACFIYSDVDGSEAWGVGIAGSTTRASIKAMVSAVNRGLKVQQPLGQ; encoded by the coding sequence ATGACCCCCTCTGACTCCCAGATCAGCGCACCTTCCGAAATCCGCAAACCGAACGGCCCCCGCAACGAAGGCCAGCCCGCCTGGAACATGCAGCGCGGCTCCCAGATGCCGGCCGACCGTTACCTGAGCTTCGCCCAGGAAGTCGAGGACATCACCCTGCCGGACCGCACCTGGCCGGACAAGAAGATCACGGTCGCACCGCAGTGGTGCGCGGTCGACCTCCGCGACGGCAACCAAGCCCTGATCGATCCGATGAGCCCCGAGCGCAAGCGTCGCATGTTCAAGCTGCTGGTGGAGATGGGCTACAAAGAAATCGAGGTCGGCTTCCCGTCCGCCTCCCAGACCGACTTCAACTTCGTGCGCGAGATCATCGAAGAAGGCATGATCCCGGAGGATGTGACCATCCAGGTTCTCGTTCAGGCGCGCGAGCACCTCATCCGCCGCACCTTCGAGGCCTGCGCAGGCGCGCCACGCGTGATCGTCCACTTCTACAACTCCACCTCCAAGCTGCAGCGCGAGGTGGTGTTCCGCAAAGACCGCCCGGCGATTAAGAAGCTGGCTACCGACGCAGCTGAGCTGATCAAGACCATTGCTAAGGATTACCCGGACACCCAGTGGCGCTGGGAGTACTCCCCGGAGTCCTTCACCGGTACCGAGCTGGACTTCGCTGTGGAGGTCTGCGACGCCGTGGTGGACATCATGGAGGCCACCCCGGAGAACCCGATGATCATCAACCTGCCCGCGACAGTGGAGATGATCACTCCGAACGTCTACGCAGACTCCATCGAGTGGATGCACCGCAATTTTGCCAAGCGCGACTCCATCATCATGTCGCTGCACCCGCACAATGACCGCGGCGAAGGTGTCGCAGCGGCAGAGCTGGGCTACATGGCCGGTGCGGACCGCATCGAAGGCTGCCTGTTCGGCAACGGCGAGCGCACCGGCAACGTCGACCTGATCACGCTGGGGTTGAACATGCTCACCCAGGGCGTAGACCCGCAGATCGACTTTTCCGACATCGCCGGCATCCGCGAAACTGTGGAGTACTGCAACCAGCTGCGTGTCCCGGAGCGCCACCCCTACGGCGGCGACCTGGTCTTCACCGCGTTTTCCGGCTCCCACCAAGACGCCATCAACAAGGGGCTGGACGCCCTGGCGCAGAAGGTGCGCCCCGGCGCCTCCTCCACCGAGGTGGCCTGGGAGGACCTGCGCGAAACCGTGTGGGAGGTGCCCTACCTGCCGATCGACCCGAAGGACGTGGGCCGCAACTACGAGGCCGTCATCCGCGTCAACTCCCAGTCCGGCAAGGGCGGTGTCGCCTACATCATGAAGACCGACCACGGCATCGACATGCCCAAGGAGATGCAGGCGGAGTTCTCCTCCGTCGTCCAGGCGATCACCGACTCCGAGGGCGGTGAGGTCAATTCCAAGAACATGTGGGACGTCTTCGCTGGCGAATACCTCGATGTGGACACGCCGCTCGAGCTGGTCAGCTTGCATGTGGACGCCGCTGAGTCCGACGACGATGAAGCCACCGTGACCGCCGGCGCTGTCTACAACGGCGAGACAAAAGAGATCACCGGCTCCGGCAACGGCCCGATCGCGGCCTTTGCCAGCGCACTGCGCTCCCTGGGCCTTGAATACGAGGTGCGCGACTACCGCCAACAGGCCCGCACCGCCGGCGGCGACGCCGACGCAGCTTGCTTCATCTACAGCGACGTCGACGGATCAGAGGCCTGGGGCGTGGGCATCGCCGGCTCCACCACCCGCGCATCCATCAAGGCAATGGTCTCTGCTGTCAACCGTGGTTTGAAGGTGCAGCAACCTCTGGGCCAGTAG